CCTGGAGCGCGTGAAAAAGCTGGAGCAGGCCGGCTACATACAGAGCTACCACGCTAGGATAAACCCGGAGCTGCTGAATCTGAACGTGATGATTATTGTTGAGATCAGCCTGAATATTCATCAGGATGCCAATATTGAGGCATTTATGGCCGAGATACGCAAGATCCCCGAGATTGTGGAGTGTTACCACGTAACAGGCGATGCAGACTTTCTGCTGAAGGTTTTTGTGCGCGACATGAGCGAGTACCAGCGCCTGGTGAACGAGAAGATAAGCAAAGTACCCCACCTGGGCCGTATCCAGAGCCGCGTGGTGATGGGCGTGGTGAAAGATCAGCAGGGTGTGCCCGTGCCTGGCTCGGTCGAGGTTCTTGGTAAATAGGAAAACATCCTTTCATCTATTCTCGCACATCGTCCCGCATTTAAAATTTAGCATGGCAACTACCTACCAGGCCCTGGTTTTGCAGCCCGACTATTCACTAGCCTTTGAGCACCGCAGCCTGCAGGACCCCCCGGAGGGCTATGCCCTCGTACGGATGCAGGCCGCCGCCCTCAACCACCGCGACGTATACATTACCCAGGGTAAGTACGCGGCCATACAGCCAGGCTGCGCCCTGGGTTCGGATGGCTGCGGCACCGTGGCTGCCGTGGGCAGCCAGGAAGACAAGAACTGGCTGGATGCGGAGGTGATCATCAACCCCAACATAAACTGGGGCCCCAGCGGACGACACCAGGATATGAAGCAGTACCGCATACTGGGTATGCCCACTGATGGCACCCTGGCCGAGTACCTGGTGGTGCCTGTAGACCGCCTGAGCAGCCGCCCTGCCCACCTGAGGCCTGAGCAGGCAGCCGCCCTGCCACTGGGGGGTATGACAGCCTATCGCGCCCTGTTTAGCCGTGGGGCACTGAAGGACGGACAGCATGTGCTGATCAGCGGGGTGGGGGGCGGCGTAGCACAGTTTGCCCTACAGTTTGCGGTAGCGGCAGGCGCACGCGCGTGGGTTACCAGTGGCAAACCCGAGAATATTATCCGTGCCCTGGAACTGGGTGCCGAGGGAGGCGCCAGCTATAAGGAACCCGCCTGGGACCAGAAGCTGAGGGAGCAGGCCGACGGCTTCCACCTCGCCATAGACTCTGCCGGCGGAGACCAGATCAACACCCTGCTGAATCTGCTGAATCCCGGGGGCCGCTACGTGTTTTATGGCGCTACCAATGGCGTGCCTACCAGGCTGGATCTTCATAAAATCTTCTGGAAGCAGCTGAATATCCTGGGCTCCACCATGGCCAGCGACGATGAATTTCAGAGCATGCTCCACTTTGTGCAGCAGCACCGCATACAGCCCGTTGTCGATCAGGTTTTTCCGTTTGCCGAGGCCAGAGCGGCCTTTCAATACCTGGATACAGGCCACACTATGGGCAAGGTGGTGATCCGCTTCTAGGGCCATCCGCCACTAAAAGGCTCCAAGATCATAGGATTTGCTATTTTTGTTCGCTATCTAACTCAAAAACTGATAAAGACTATGATAAATTCTACTGTCGTGCTTTTGCTTCTTGTCCTGATAGGGCTGTTGATTATCTCCTTTGTGGTGTTTAGGCAGCGGCGCAGGCACTATGGTGCGCAGGAAAAGCTGCTGGAGCGAATAGCGGTGCGCACCCACACCATGCCCAAGCCTGGTGATGACGGAGTGCGGGGCAAGTATAAGGGGTATTTGATAGAGACCACCAGCCGCCTGTGGATAGGCTCTACCCGACAGGAGGACGAGGCCCGACAGGCGGTAGACAAAAGCCAGAAGCGCTGGAGCAGCTTCAACCCCAAGCTGGTGGTAGAGCTGAAGTCGCCGAACGCAAACTATCCGGCCATAGCCATCTGGGACGACCTGAGCTGGCTGCCCACCGGTGTGCTGCTGCCCGAGGAACGCAGGCAGCGCATGCCCGCCCAGCCCAAGATGGCCCTGGATACCACCCCGCTACACCCCCGGGTGAGCCTGTATGGCGCGGATGTAAAGGCGGCACGCCTGCTGCTGGAAAGTGCCGAGCTGCGCCATCAGCTAAAGAACTGGCACTTTGTAGACCTGCGGGCCGAGGGCGATACCATACGGCTGCGGCTGGATAGCCCACTTGCCTGGGAAAAGTTTGGCAATCGGCTCAAGCATCCGCAGTATATCATCGCAGCCATGGATCTGTGCGTGGAGATGGCCGAGGTGCTAAAGGCCTACGTGACCGAACATGTATAGCTGTGTGTGGCCAGTGCCTAGCCGAGGCCTGATTCGGCTCCATAAGTACCCTGCCCGGGTGCATCTTTTTTGTATCTTCAGGGTGTAATTACCCGTGGGGCACCACCAGCCCGCAGTTGTGCGTTATGGTTTCAGTACTACGCTACATGCTTCGTATTTTCATTTTCTTCTGCTTGCTCGGTACCTCTGCGCTTCAGGCGCAGTTTATTCAGTGGCAGCACAGCCGGATTGTGCAAGACGACTATCGGGGGGCAGACCACCCCGATGCCGTGGTGGACGGCGTGGGCAACCTGCATATCTGCTATTGGGACCGGCTGCGAGACCGGCTGATGTACGGCGTGCGGGCCCCGGGTGCCGCCACCGTGAGCTGGCAGATGGTGAACTCGAATGTAGCAGGGGGGCTACGGTCGGCCATAGCGCTGGATGCTGCGGGCCGCCCGCACATAGCCTACCTGGTGCGTAGCCCACAGGACGAGATCAATGTGGGCTATACCTACCTGGATGCCCTGGGTGCCTGGCAGTATGAGCCCGTACAAAGCAGCAACTGCGGAGCCTATAACCCCCTTGTGGGTTTCACCCAGTGGTACCTGATGCCTAGCCTGGACCTGGTACTATCCGCCACGGGCGAGCCGCTGATCGGATACTTTTGTGCGCCGGTTCTGCTGGATTGCAACCAGTTCTTCAACGCCGGAAACCCAAGCCCCGTGATGAAGCTGTTTCGCGCCTACAAGGTGGGGGGCGTATGGCAAAACCGTCCTTTCCGGCTCGTACGCTCCCGTTACCACAACCAGATCCCGCTGTTTAACTGCTGGTGCAATGCCGGGATACGGCATGGCGAATGGGTAGAGCTGCGTGCCAACCCGAACCTGCCGGGCCGCTTCATTGCCATCACCCCCGCTACCTGCGACGGGGAGATGTGGATGTGGCAACAAACCAGCACAAACCTGGCCGATGAATGGGACATCATCAAGCTGGACAGTTGTTATCGGGTGGGCCTGGGCGGCCCCCCCCCCACGCTAAATAGTGGCCAGACCATCAACGAAGTAACCTGGGAGGGCTTTGGCGTAGGTTACACCCCCGACAATAACCTGCACATTATGGCCCACACCAGCCAGCTGAACGGCTGGAACTCAGGCCTGTTCGGATTTACACCCCTTGTTTTTAATCCCATTATCTACACCCGCCGTACTCCTGCCGGGGCAATGACCCAGACTACCCTGCAGGCCGGGAATGTAGATACCGACTACCGCAGCCACACCACCTTTGCCTCTGTGGGCAATGATCGGCTCTTCTTTGTATACGCAAACCGAAGCCGAGGGCGCTACGAAATGCGCTACTCTACCAACGGCGGCACCACGTTTACCCAGGAAAATGTGATCGATATTACGGGTGCCAATATGCGTGCACCCCTGCGGGTGGCCGGAGACAGCCTGCTGATCGTGGTGCCCGACCCCGCCAATGCCCGCCTGCTGCTGGGCCGCCGCCCGCAAGACCTGACTGCGGGCTGGACCTGGACTACCCTGAATGAGAGCCGCCAGTATGGGCTGCAGCTAGCCCTGGTGGCACAGCCCAGCCAGACGGATACCATCCTGCACATAGCCTACGAGGATAGGTACCAGCGCCGCATCTTCTACCGAACCCGCGTGGAGGGCGTATGGCAGGCGCCCGTGCAGATAGAGAGTGGCACGGGCGTATCGCACCTGCGCCTGGCCCGCGTCAATGACGGCGCACTCTATCTGTCCTACATCCGCCTTGCGGACTACAGCCTTGTCCTGCAGCGTAGTACAGACGGACTGGCCTGGACCAGCCAGACGGTATACAACACCACCGACACGGATGCGGCAGACATGGTGGCAGATGCCGCTGCCAATACGGTTTACCTCGCCTTCAACGACGTGTCCGGCAAGCGCCTGCTGTACCGCGCCCGAAACAGCTTTGGCCTATCGCCCCTGGAGGTGGTGCAGAATGGAACTGCCAATAGCCAGCAAGACCAGATCGGAGAATTTGCCAGCATCACCATCGATAATACGGGCAAACCCCAGGTAGCCTACTGGGACCGGACCAATGGACGCCTGCGCTGGGCACGCAGGGAGGACACCAACACCTGGACACCCGAGGTGGCCGATGAATCAGCAACCCAGGTAGTGGGCCGCTATGCAGATATAGTGGCCAGCCAGAGCAACAGCCCCACGATTGCACACCAGAATTTTTCTGACAACAGCATCCGCCTCTCCAAACGCACAGGCCCACAGAGCTGGGCCGACGAGACCATTGTACAAGCAACAGGCAGCACCGTGGGCGAGCCACTGGCCTACTGGGAGGACAGCAACGGTACCCCTTGGCTGCTGTACAACAACAGTGGAACCGAAGACTACCTGCAGCTGGTGCGCCGGAAGGCTGGCACCGCCGAGTGGGTACTACTGGGCCTGCCTGCAGCCGCTGCCCGCATGGGCAAGCAGTTTGCCACCGCTATGCTGGATAGCAGCTATGTGTACATCCTGGCGCGAGACCAGGACCTCGTACAGGGGGGCGTTTCCCTCATTGAGGG
This region of Bacteroidota bacterium genomic DNA includes:
- a CDS encoding T9SS type A sorting domain-containing protein; protein product: MVSVLRYMLRIFIFFCLLGTSALQAQFIQWQHSRIVQDDYRGADHPDAVVDGVGNLHICYWDRLRDRLMYGVRAPGAATVSWQMVNSNVAGGLRSAIALDAAGRPHIAYLVRSPQDEINVGYTYLDALGAWQYEPVQSSNCGAYNPLVGFTQWYLMPSLDLVLSATGEPLIGYFCAPVLLDCNQFFNAGNPSPVMKLFRAYKVGGVWQNRPFRLVRSRYHNQIPLFNCWCNAGIRHGEWVELRANPNLPGRFIAITPATCDGEMWMWQQTSTNLADEWDIIKLDSCYRVGLGGPPPTLNSGQTINEVTWEGFGVGYTPDNNLHIMAHTSQLNGWNSGLFGFTPLVFNPIIYTRRTPAGAMTQTTLQAGNVDTDYRSHTTFASVGNDRLFFVYANRSRGRYEMRYSTNGGTTFTQENVIDITGANMRAPLRVAGDSLLIVVPDPANARLLLGRRPQDLTAGWTWTTLNESRQYGLQLALVAQPSQTDTILHIAYEDRYQRRIFYRTRVEGVWQAPVQIESGTGVSHLRLARVNDGALYLSYIRLADYSLVLQRSTDGLAWTSQTVYNTTDTDAADMVADAAANTVYLAFNDVSGKRLLYRARNSFGLSPLEVVQNGTANSQQDQIGEFASITIDNTGKPQVAYWDRTNGRLRWARREDTNTWTPEVADESATQVVGRYADIVASQSNSPTIAHQNFSDNSIRLSKRTGPQSWADETIVQATGSTVGEPLAYWEDSNGTPWLLYNNSGTEDYLQLVRRKAGTAEWVLLGLPAAAARMGKQFATAMLDSSYVYILARDQDLVQGGVSLIEGTFFPAPPDPPVGRTAATQRTQLQALAYPNPLRDDYLSLQLQMPQAGTLQVGLYDMQGRPVQQQTYTLAAGVQSLRWPLQPMPAGPYLCKLQTSQGLATLTILKH
- a CDS encoding Lrp/AsnC family transcriptional regulator; amino-acid sequence: MKLDNIDLKILRILQQQGRITNVLLSSEIGLSPAPTLERVKKLEQAGYIQSYHARINPELLNLNVMIIVEISLNIHQDANIEAFMAEIRKIPEIVECYHVTGDADFLLKVFVRDMSEYQRLVNEKISKVPHLGRIQSRVVMGVVKDQQGVPVPGSVEVLGK
- a CDS encoding zinc-binding dehydrogenase, giving the protein MATTYQALVLQPDYSLAFEHRSLQDPPEGYALVRMQAAALNHRDVYITQGKYAAIQPGCALGSDGCGTVAAVGSQEDKNWLDAEVIINPNINWGPSGRHQDMKQYRILGMPTDGTLAEYLVVPVDRLSSRPAHLRPEQAAALPLGGMTAYRALFSRGALKDGQHVLISGVGGGVAQFALQFAVAAGARAWVTSGKPENIIRALELGAEGGASYKEPAWDQKLREQADGFHLAIDSAGGDQINTLLNLLNPGGRYVFYGATNGVPTRLDLHKIFWKQLNILGSTMASDDEFQSMLHFVQQHRIQPVVDQVFPFAEARAAFQYLDTGHTMGKVVIRF